From the Thermococcus guaymasensis DSM 11113 genome, one window contains:
- a CDS encoding TIGR02253 family HAD-type hydrolase, translating to MKAVFFDFVGTLITKPGENRTHLNIIKEVLRRSGRRDLDPRAVWEEYEKESSAIFKELTGKPYVKIREVDTDALRRVAERYGFTVPDDFWNISLEMHARYGELFPDAVETLKALKELGLHVGIVTDSDNDYIEHHLKALGIYGLFDSITTSEEAGFYKPHPRPFQLALEKAGAKPEEALYVGDNPSKDCVGAKRVGMLSVLLDPTGERRELWDNCDFVVSNLRDVIEIVKGLKD from the coding sequence ATGAAGGCGGTCTTCTTCGACTTTGTGGGCACGCTCATAACGAAGCCTGGGGAGAACAGGACTCACCTCAACATAATCAAGGAAGTCCTGAGAAGGAGCGGGAGGAGGGATTTGGATCCCAGGGCAGTATGGGAGGAGTACGAAAAAGAAAGCTCGGCCATCTTTAAGGAGCTCACCGGCAAGCCCTACGTGAAGATAAGGGAAGTTGATACTGATGCCCTCAGGCGCGTTGCAGAGAGGTACGGCTTTACTGTGCCTGACGACTTCTGGAACATCAGCCTTGAAATGCACGCCCGCTATGGTGAGCTTTTCCCCGATGCGGTCGAGACCCTCAAGGCCCTCAAAGAACTCGGGCTGCACGTGGGCATTGTCACCGACTCGGACAACGACTACATAGAGCACCATCTAAAGGCCCTCGGAATCTACGGGCTCTTTGACAGCATAACGACGAGCGAGGAGGCCGGGTTCTACAAGCCCCACCCCCGCCCGTTCCAGCTCGCCCTTGAGAAAGCGGGGGCCAAACCGGAGGAAGCGCTCTACGTGGGGGACAACCCCTCGAAAGACTGTGTTGGAGCTAAACGCGTTGGAATGCTGAGCGTTCTCCTCGATCCAACGGGAGAGAGAAGAGAGCTCTGGGACAACTGCGACTTCGTCGTTTCGAATCTGAGGGACGTCATCGAGATCGTTAAGGGGCTGAAGGATTGA
- a CDS encoding 2-hydroxyacid dehydrogenase, with amino-acid sequence MRPKVAVLFKMKSKPLEELKKYADVDVILYPSVDQLKEVIGNYDGVIVAPTNSLPKEVLERAERLKVISCHSAGYDHVDVETATRKGIYVTKVSGVLSEAVAEFAVGLTIALLRKIPYADRFIRAGKWDSHNTVWSGFKGIETVYGKKVGILGMGAIGKAIARRMKAMGTEILYWSRSRKPDIEEVGAKYLPLDDVLKESDIVILALPATKETYHIINEERLKLLEGKYLVNIGRGVLVDEKALTKAIEERRLKGYATDVFEKEPVQEHELFKYEWETVLTPHYAGLSKEAMEDMGFQAVKNLLTVLRGEVPEALVNREVLKVRPPEEVKML; translated from the coding sequence ATGAGGCCGAAGGTGGCCGTTCTCTTCAAGATGAAGAGCAAACCCCTAGAAGAATTAAAGAAATACGCGGACGTTGACGTAATCCTCTACCCGAGCGTTGACCAGCTCAAAGAAGTCATTGGTAATTATGATGGGGTGATCGTTGCCCCAACGAATTCCCTCCCGAAGGAAGTTCTTGAGAGGGCCGAGAGACTTAAAGTCATAAGCTGCCATTCCGCTGGCTATGACCATGTTGACGTCGAGACTGCAACGAGGAAAGGAATCTACGTCACAAAGGTGTCCGGAGTCCTCAGCGAGGCCGTTGCTGAATTCGCCGTTGGCCTGACCATAGCCCTCCTCCGAAAGATTCCCTACGCGGACAGGTTCATAAGGGCAGGAAAGTGGGACTCCCACAACACCGTCTGGAGCGGTTTCAAGGGAATCGAAACCGTCTACGGCAAGAAAGTCGGAATCCTCGGTATGGGCGCGATAGGAAAGGCCATAGCGCGGAGAATGAAGGCAATGGGAACTGAAATCCTCTACTGGTCGCGCTCGCGGAAGCCTGACATTGAGGAGGTGGGCGCGAAATACCTTCCGCTCGATGACGTTCTGAAGGAGAGCGACATCGTAATCCTCGCCCTCCCCGCGACCAAAGAGACTTACCACATCATCAACGAGGAACGCCTGAAACTGCTTGAGGGCAAATACCTTGTGAACATAGGCAGAGGAGTCCTGGTCGATGAGAAAGCCCTCACAAAGGCCATCGAGGAAAGAAGGCTGAAGGGCTACGCGACGGATGTCTTTGAAAAAGAGCCCGTCCAGGAGCACGAGCTCTTCAAGTACGAGTGGGAGACGGTATTGACCCCCCACTACGCGGGCCTCTCGAAGGAGGCGATGGAGGACATGGGCTTCCAGGCCGTTAAAAACCTCCTCACCGTTCTGCGCGGTGAGGTTCCGGAGGCGCTGGTGAACCGCGAGGTTCTCAAAGTCCGCCCGCCTGAGGAGGTAAAGATGCTCTGA
- a CDS encoding M42 family metallopeptidase gives MLVEELMEITQIPGISGYEEKVREKIGEWLEPYADYTVDTIGNLIVELGEGELKAIFMAHMDEIGLLITGIRPDGKLTFRKIGGIDDRLLYGRHLDVITESGKLDGVIGALPVHLNLERKFDTVPWNRLVIDIGAESREEAEALGVKVLDYAVFKKHFAVLNDRYVSTRSLDDRFGVVALIEAIKDLVDHDLDGKWIFAFTVQEEIGLKGAKFLAERYSPKYAFAIDSFACCSNLTGDVRLGGGAVIRAVDNSAIYTRRLARKVAEVASRNEIPLQVGVTGGGTDASVFQHKSEVLALSVPIKYLHSEVETLNLGDLEALIKLIEAIAFEL, from the coding sequence ATGCTCGTTGAAGAGTTAATGGAGATAACCCAGATTCCTGGCATTTCTGGCTACGAGGAAAAGGTAAGGGAGAAGATCGGTGAGTGGCTTGAGCCCTACGCCGACTACACAGTGGACACGATTGGAAACCTCATCGTCGAACTCGGCGAGGGCGAACTCAAGGCCATCTTCATGGCACACATGGACGAGATAGGGCTTTTGATTACCGGGATACGGCCAGACGGAAAGCTCACCTTCAGAAAAATCGGAGGGATAGACGACAGGCTCCTCTACGGCAGGCACCTAGACGTCATTACCGAGAGCGGAAAGCTCGACGGCGTCATCGGGGCTCTACCAGTACACCTCAACCTCGAGAGGAAGTTCGACACAGTCCCCTGGAACAGGCTGGTAATAGACATCGGCGCCGAGAGCAGAGAGGAGGCGGAAGCTCTGGGAGTGAAGGTGCTCGATTACGCGGTCTTCAAGAAGCACTTTGCGGTCTTAAACGACCGCTACGTCTCGACCCGCTCCCTCGACGACCGCTTTGGAGTCGTGGCCTTAATCGAGGCGATAAAAGACCTGGTCGACCACGACCTCGATGGAAAGTGGATATTCGCCTTCACGGTGCAGGAGGAAATAGGCCTCAAGGGGGCAAAGTTCCTGGCGGAGCGCTATTCTCCAAAGTACGCCTTTGCAATAGACTCCTTCGCCTGTTGCAGCAACCTCACCGGAGACGTCAGGCTCGGTGGAGGAGCAGTTATAAGGGCCGTCGACAACTCGGCCATCTACACCAGAAGGCTCGCCAGAAAGGTCGCTGAGGTGGCGTCGAGGAACGAGATTCCGCTTCAGGTGGGCGTCACGGGCGGCGGAACCGACGCCTCGGTCTTCCAGCACAAGAGTGAGGTCTTGGCTTTGAGCGTTCCAATAAAGTACCTCCACAGCGAGGTCGAGACGCTCAATTTGGGCGACCTTGAGGCGCTGATAAAGCTAATTGAGGCTATAGCCTTCGAACTGTAA
- a CDS encoding AbrB/MazE/SpoVT family DNA-binding domain-containing protein codes for MGKVGLTKIDTKGRIVIPKDIRERMGIKPGEEFLITEIDGDTIIIKRFDVKKMLEKMIKNAKRLDLDELPKETEKEGNRVAKELYGL; via the coding sequence GTGGGAAAAGTGGGACTAACTAAAATTGACACCAAAGGAAGGATAGTCATCCCAAAGGACATCAGGGAGAGGATGGGCATAAAGCCGGGGGAGGAGTTCCTGATAACCGAGATAGACGGTGATACGATAATCATAAAGCGCTTCGACGTCAAAAAGATGCTCGAAAAAATGATAAAGAACGCAAAGAGGCTGGATCTTGACGAACTCCCGAAAGAAACAGAAAAAGAGGGGAACAGGGTTGCGAAGGAGCTCTACGGCCTCTAA
- a CDS encoding type II toxin-antitoxin system VapC family toxin: MRRSSTASKFLIDTNVFIAAVKRGWTDTTELLLHILSDEKYHIVGNDVLLAEYRKYVKKLSVEDFYEFLKLRMEIVNPSREEVLRALPYFPPTQIADAVHAATCLKTGAILITNDRHFEKVAEKGLIKVWSISDAIRKILRR; encoded by the coding sequence TTGCGAAGGAGCTCTACGGCCTCTAAATTTCTTATCGATACCAACGTTTTCATAGCTGCCGTAAAAAGGGGCTGGACAGACACCACAGAGCTCTTACTCCACATTTTGTCGGACGAGAAATACCACATTGTTGGAAACGACGTTCTGCTGGCCGAATATCGGAAGTATGTCAAAAAGCTGAGTGTGGAGGATTTCTACGAGTTTCTTAAGCTTAGAATGGAAATAGTCAACCCCAGCCGGGAGGAGGTGCTCCGCGCCCTTCCTTACTTTCCTCCAACTCAAATAGCTGATGCTGTTCATGCTGCCACATGCCTGAAAACCGGAGCAATCCTGATAACCAACGACAGGCACTTTGAGAAGGTGGCTGAGAAAGGCCTGATAAAAGTGTGGAGCATAAGCGATGCAATACGGAAAATCCTTAGGAGGTGA
- a CDS encoding sulfite exporter TauE/SafE family protein, translating to MLKYLGYFAVGVFIGILAAMFGLGGGFLVVPTLNLLDVEIHHAVGTSSAAVVFTSLSSAIAYARQGRVHYKAGLLLASTAVIGAYIGAWMTSFISAPQLKVIFGLALVVVAIRIYRKKTAEPTEVRLEDVEINYKLVPLGGFFAGIASGLLGVGGGIINVPFLTYLGLPIHYAVATSSFAIVFTATAGALKHYMMGNVEVQWLVLLVPGLIVGAQLGARIAKRTKASDLKKAFAVVMALLALRMVLKGLGFAVP from the coding sequence TTGCTCAAATACCTTGGCTACTTCGCGGTCGGTGTCTTCATAGGCATCCTTGCGGCCATGTTTGGCCTCGGAGGTGGGTTCCTCGTAGTGCCGACGCTCAACCTGCTCGATGTTGAAATACACCACGCAGTCGGAACCTCAAGCGCGGCGGTGGTTTTCACATCGCTCAGTTCCGCAATAGCGTACGCAAGACAGGGAAGGGTACATTACAAGGCCGGCCTCCTGCTGGCCTCAACGGCGGTAATCGGTGCTTACATCGGCGCGTGGATGACGAGCTTCATAAGCGCACCCCAGCTTAAAGTCATCTTCGGTCTTGCGCTGGTCGTCGTTGCAATAAGAATATACCGCAAGAAGACGGCGGAGCCGACTGAGGTAAGGCTTGAGGACGTTGAGATCAACTACAAGCTGGTGCCCCTTGGAGGCTTCTTCGCGGGAATAGCGAGCGGCCTTCTCGGCGTCGGGGGAGGCATAATCAATGTGCCCTTCCTGACGTACCTAGGTCTGCCGATACACTACGCGGTGGCAACTTCAAGCTTTGCGATAGTTTTCACCGCAACGGCTGGAGCGCTCAAGCACTACATGATGGGCAACGTTGAAGTCCAGTGGCTCGTCCTCCTCGTGCCCGGCCTCATCGTCGGCGCTCAGCTCGGCGCGAGGATAGCGAAGAGGACGAAGGCCAGCGACCTCAAAAAGGCCTTCGCGGTCGTTATGGCTCTCCTCGCCCTGAGGATGGTCCTGAAGGGCCTCGGCTTTGCAGTCCCGTGA
- a CDS encoding sulfite exporter TauE/SafE family protein encodes MLHYLLDFILGLGIGFIAGLLGVGGGFLIVPTLVLLGEPMHLAIGTSLACIVLSSLSASITHIKRGAVLYRVVLLKEIFSVPFAVLGAYLSSMIAGEKLKLIFALLLLYLAYKMARRDKNIEGNGSEIHYSRVPVVGILSGLVSGLLGISGGVLNVPLFHTFVGIPMRYAVGTSSFALFFTALAGAIEHYQLGQVDVRTAVLLAPGLIIGGRLGALTAHSVRPETLRRAFAGVLILVALKMLL; translated from the coding sequence ATGCTCCATTATTTGCTCGACTTCATCTTGGGCCTCGGCATCGGGTTCATAGCCGGCCTTCTCGGCGTCGGGGGAGGCTTCCTGATAGTGCCGACCCTTGTCCTCCTCGGCGAGCCGATGCACCTTGCCATAGGCACGAGTCTGGCCTGCATCGTCCTCAGCTCGCTTTCCGCTTCCATAACCCACATCAAAAGGGGTGCCGTCCTCTACCGCGTCGTCCTGCTCAAGGAAATCTTTTCTGTGCCTTTCGCCGTTCTCGGCGCTTACCTGTCGTCAATGATTGCGGGAGAGAAACTCAAACTGATTTTTGCACTTCTCCTGCTGTACCTAGCCTACAAAATGGCCAGAAGGGATAAAAACATCGAGGGAAACGGAAGCGAAATTCACTATTCCCGCGTTCCGGTTGTGGGAATTCTCTCTGGCCTCGTGAGCGGGCTTTTGGGGATAAGCGGCGGTGTTCTGAACGTTCCCCTCTTCCACACGTTCGTGGGTATACCCATGAGGTACGCCGTTGGGACGTCGAGCTTTGCCCTGTTTTTCACCGCTCTGGCAGGGGCCATCGAGCACTACCAGCTCGGGCAGGTGGACGTCCGCACGGCGGTTCTGCTCGCCCCGGGGCTCATAATCGGTGGGAGGCTCGGTGCTCTGACGGCCCACAGCGTTCGTCCTGAGACCCTGAGGAGGGCCTTTGCGGGGGTTCTAATTCTGGTCGCCCTCAAGATGCTCCTGTGA
- a CDS encoding MBL fold metallo-hydrolase, which translates to MKLTILFENHAGYRKGLIGYHGFAALVEHNGRKVLVDTGTDGEVLLRNMETLGVSPEEIDALFITHGHYDHTGGLRAFLESREREIDVYAHPGIFEQRIALKPHRREIGIPFKKEELEELGAKFHLSPKPVEFLPGFISSGEIERRTWDRAVGYLVLDGKTVPDPVLDDLALIVDLGDGIAVITGCGHSGVLNIVRHSMTLTGKRVLALIGGFHLRGAGKALLTDAARGLSELGVGRLYAGHCTGIEEFAFLSSALRNVEGLHVGKIIEL; encoded by the coding sequence ATGAAACTCACGATCCTCTTCGAGAACCATGCCGGCTACAGAAAGGGCTTAATCGGCTATCATGGCTTTGCTGCTCTCGTGGAGCACAATGGGAGGAAAGTTCTCGTCGATACAGGGACGGATGGGGAGGTTCTCCTCAGAAACATGGAAACGCTTGGGGTTTCTCCAGAAGAGATAGACGCGCTCTTCATAACCCACGGTCACTACGACCACACAGGCGGCCTCAGGGCTTTTCTAGAAAGCAGGGAAAGAGAAATTGATGTCTACGCCCATCCTGGTATCTTCGAACAGAGAATAGCCCTGAAACCCCACAGGCGGGAGATAGGGATACCATTCAAAAAGGAGGAGCTTGAGGAACTTGGGGCAAAGTTCCACCTATCCCCGAAACCGGTTGAGTTTTTACCGGGATTCATTAGCTCCGGAGAGATCGAGAGGAGAACCTGGGATAGAGCCGTTGGTTACCTAGTTCTGGATGGAAAAACTGTTCCAGATCCGGTTCTTGATGACCTCGCACTCATCGTCGATCTCGGCGATGGCATAGCCGTTATCACCGGCTGCGGCCACAGCGGGGTACTCAACATAGTGAGGCACTCCATGACTCTCACGGGAAAGAGGGTGCTGGCTCTGATAGGTGGGTTCCACCTCAGGGGGGCAGGAAAAGCCCTTTTAACTGATGCAGCCAGGGGACTTAGTGAACTGGGCGTTGGAAGACTTTACGCCGGCCACTGCACTGGAATAGAGGAGTTTGCCTTCCTCTCCTCCGCCCTCAGAAACGTTGAAGGCCTTCACGTTGGCAAGATCATCGAGCTTTAG
- a CDS encoding NifB/NifX family molybdenum-iron cluster-binding protein, whose protein sequence is MRIIISTVNGGLDDRVNPAFGRTPTFTIVDVENGEIVNVQVVPNPGYSQPRGAGVTAAQFVIDQGADVVISGQFGPNSSQVLQAAGIRMHSAPPTMTVKEAVDALLRGELGPAVFGPEGGMGGGRGRGMGRGMGRGMGSGMGRGMGRGRGMGMGRGRGGW, encoded by the coding sequence ATGAGGATAATAATCTCAACCGTGAACGGAGGGCTCGATGACAGGGTAAACCCTGCCTTTGGCAGGACTCCAACCTTCACAATAGTCGATGTGGAGAACGGGGAGATAGTGAATGTCCAGGTTGTCCCAAATCCGGGCTACAGCCAGCCTAGGGGGGCAGGGGTCACCGCGGCCCAGTTTGTCATAGATCAGGGCGCCGACGTTGTCATATCCGGCCAGTTCGGGCCGAACTCAAGCCAGGTTCTTCAGGCAGCAGGAATAAGGATGCACTCCGCACCGCCAACGATGACTGTTAAAGAGGCCGTGGATGCACTCCTTCGCGGAGAGCTTGGGCCCGCAGTCTTTGGCCCTGAAGGAGGCATGGGCGGAGGAAGAGGACGTGGAATGGGGAGAGGAATGGGCCGTGGCATGGGTTCCGGTATGGGTCGAGGCATGGGTCGCGGAAGAGGAATGGGGATGGGCCGTGGAAGGGGAGGATGGTGA
- the sufC gene encoding Fe-S cluster assembly ATPase SufC produces the protein MLKVENLHVNVENKEILKGVDLEVNPGEFHVVMGPNGSGKSTLALTIAGHPKYEVKNGRILFDGEDVTDLGPHERVRRGIMLAFQHPPEVEGVKIIEFLQQVLVELKGLDPIEAYDLIVEKAREFWFKEEDLHRYVNVGFSGGERKRLELLQAVLIEPKLLILDEPDSGVDVDSLSLISRKIEELHKKGTAILLITHYGRILQHIDRESITVHVMKDGRIVRTGGGELVDRIDREGFARVFEEVGA, from the coding sequence ATGCTCAAAGTTGAGAACCTTCACGTGAACGTTGAAAACAAAGAGATTCTCAAGGGCGTTGACCTGGAGGTTAACCCCGGTGAATTCCACGTTGTTATGGGCCCAAACGGCTCCGGAAAGTCAACCCTCGCGCTCACAATAGCCGGACACCCGAAGTACGAGGTCAAGAACGGAAGAATTCTCTTCGACGGTGAAGATGTAACCGACCTCGGCCCCCATGAGAGGGTCAGGAGGGGCATAATGCTAGCCTTCCAGCACCCTCCGGAGGTCGAGGGCGTCAAGATAATCGAGTTCCTCCAGCAGGTTCTCGTCGAGCTCAAGGGGCTTGACCCGATTGAGGCCTACGACCTGATAGTCGAGAAGGCCAGGGAGTTCTGGTTTAAGGAAGAAGACCTGCACCGCTACGTCAACGTCGGCTTCTCCGGCGGTGAGAGGAAGAGGCTTGAGCTCCTGCAGGCGGTTCTCATCGAGCCGAAGCTTCTCATACTCGACGAGCCGGACAGCGGTGTTGACGTCGACTCCCTCAGCCTGATCAGCAGGAAAATCGAAGAGCTCCACAAGAAGGGAACGGCGATACTTTTGATAACCCACTACGGCAGAATCCTCCAGCACATAGACAGGGAGAGCATCACCGTTCACGTGATGAAGGATGGCAGGATTGTGAGAACCGGCGGAGGAGAGCTCGTGGACAGGATAGACAGAGAGGGCTTCGCCAGAGTATTCGAGGAGGTGGGAGCATGA
- a CDS encoding SUF-like minimal system protein SmsB yields MTETITLSDAKAIIENQIEELAKRNREPEWMTRIRYKALEAFEKAPLNDPVISEEELLHFIAKPEVEGLPENIESLDDLPPEMKALLDRLGISEVEQKYIAGLAVQTDTGVIYNQFLQEWAKKGLIVLPTEEAVRRYPDIVKEHFLKLFRADESKLTAYHTAVWNGGIFLYVKEGLKVPFPLHLFFLIQESALAQAPHIIIIAEPNTEFHLIEGCTAPILVKHSLHLDMTEAYIHGGAKAQLTVLQNWPEYVHTRPMTRAKIGKGARFINTTVGLGTGKSNVANPKYWVDENGYVELNGILLGQKDWFIDLGGEMYLQGKGAAGINASKAVIMDESTVITRGVIKAEAPKTKGHISCDALLMSDKATMETYPGLVSRVDDAELSHEAAIGKIREEELFYLMSRGLDEEKATQLIVKGFLEPMLKDIPMEFLVEIRKIIELAVSGGM; encoded by the coding sequence ATGACTGAAACGATAACCCTCAGCGACGCCAAGGCGATAATCGAGAACCAGATTGAGGAGCTGGCAAAGAGGAACAGGGAACCGGAGTGGATGACGAGGATACGGTACAAGGCTCTCGAAGCCTTCGAAAAAGCCCCGCTCAACGACCCGGTCATAAGCGAGGAGGAGCTCCTCCACTTCATAGCGAAGCCCGAGGTAGAGGGTCTGCCTGAAAACATCGAGAGCCTCGACGACCTCCCGCCGGAAATGAAGGCCCTTCTCGACAGGCTCGGCATTTCTGAAGTCGAGCAGAAGTACATAGCAGGCTTGGCCGTTCAGACCGACACGGGCGTCATCTACAACCAGTTCCTCCAGGAGTGGGCCAAGAAGGGGCTAATCGTCCTCCCGACGGAGGAGGCCGTTAGAAGGTACCCGGACATAGTCAAAGAGCACTTCCTCAAGCTCTTCCGCGCTGACGAGAGCAAGCTGACCGCTTACCACACCGCAGTATGGAACGGTGGAATCTTCCTCTACGTCAAAGAAGGCCTGAAGGTGCCGTTCCCGCTCCACCTGTTCTTCCTCATCCAGGAGAGCGCCCTCGCCCAGGCACCGCACATAATCATAATCGCCGAGCCCAACACCGAGTTCCACCTCATAGAGGGCTGTACCGCTCCTATACTCGTCAAGCACTCCCTCCACCTCGATATGACCGAAGCATACATCCACGGGGGGGCCAAAGCCCAGCTGACAGTTCTGCAGAATTGGCCTGAGTACGTCCACACGAGGCCGATGACCAGGGCGAAGATTGGAAAAGGAGCGCGCTTCATCAACACGACCGTGGGCCTTGGAACGGGCAAGAGCAACGTCGCCAACCCCAAGTACTGGGTGGACGAGAACGGCTACGTCGAGCTGAACGGCATTCTGCTCGGCCAGAAGGACTGGTTCATTGACCTCGGAGGAGAGATGTACCTCCAGGGCAAAGGAGCGGCGGGAATAAACGCGAGCAAGGCAGTCATAATGGACGAGAGCACCGTTATAACGCGCGGAGTGATAAAGGCAGAGGCACCTAAAACAAAGGGCCACATAAGCTGTGACGCGCTTCTCATGAGCGACAAGGCCACTATGGAGACATATCCTGGTCTCGTCAGTAGGGTTGATGATGCGGAGCTGAGCCACGAGGCAGCTATCGGCAAGATACGCGAGGAGGAGCTGTTCTACCTGATGAGCAGGGGGCTCGACGAGGAGAAGGCGACCCAGCTCATAGTCAAGGGCTTCCTCGAACCGATGCTCAAGGACATCCCGATGGAGTTCCTGGTTGAGATTAGGAAGATTATCGAGCTGGCCGTGAGCGGGGGCATGTGA